A region from the Methanofollis liminatans DSM 4140 genome encodes:
- a CDS encoding ORC1-type DNA replication protein, translating to MKRDLLMWDETLFRDPEVFEIDYVPEQFDYRETQMRELAFQIKPGLRGGRPLNTICRGLPGTGKTTSVRKLFTQIEEATRKLIPVYINCQIDNTKFAIFAQIYHKLSGHLPPTSGTSFKQIFDAICRILLKEEAVLLVALDDANYLLYENEINRVLYALLRAHESYPGTRIGVITIISDLSVDLSREVDPRVASVFRPTEIYFPPYSADEVRHILTERVLTGLYPGVLPDTMLDLVIEQTMKSGDLRVGLDLLKRAALNAEKDARRRIEEDDVCRAYQISKYLHLTFTLRTLKTEEKNLLRTIATMSVGGNEMNAGEVYKHAKQEAKLGYTRFHEIVKKLDAIRLINLDYREGRGRTRVITLRYEPQRVLELLD from the coding sequence ATGAAACGGGACCTGCTCATGTGGGACGAAACGCTCTTTCGAGACCCCGAGGTGTTTGAAATCGACTACGTCCCCGAGCAGTTCGACTACCGCGAGACCCAGATGCGGGAGCTCGCCTTCCAGATCAAACCCGGCCTGCGAGGCGGCCGCCCCCTGAACACGATCTGCAGGGGGCTTCCCGGCACCGGCAAGACGACAAGCGTGCGCAAACTCTTCACCCAGATCGAGGAGGCCACCAGAAAACTCATTCCGGTGTACATCAACTGCCAGATCGACAACACCAAGTTCGCCATCTTTGCCCAGATCTATCATAAACTCTCGGGTCATCTCCCGCCGACCTCGGGCACCTCGTTCAAGCAGATCTTCGACGCCATCTGCCGGATCCTCCTGAAGGAGGAGGCAGTCCTCCTCGTCGCCCTCGACGACGCCAACTACCTCCTCTACGAAAATGAGATCAACCGGGTGCTCTACGCACTCCTCAGGGCGCACGAGTCCTATCCGGGCACCAGAATAGGGGTGATCACGATCATCTCCGATCTGAGCGTCGACCTCTCGCGTGAGGTCGACCCGAGGGTCGCCTCGGTCTTCCGGCCGACCGAGATCTATTTTCCACCCTATTCGGCAGACGAGGTCAGGCACATCCTCACCGAGCGGGTGCTCACCGGCCTCTACCCTGGCGTGCTCCCTGATACGATGCTCGACCTCGTCATCGAGCAGACCATGAAGAGCGGCGACCTGCGGGTCGGGCTTGACCTGCTGAAGAGGGCGGCTTTAAACGCCGAAAAGGATGCACGCCGGCGGATCGAGGAGGACGATGTCTGCCGCGCATACCAGATCTCGAAGTACCTCCACCTCACCTTCACCCTGCGGACCCTGAAAACCGAGGAGAAAAATCTGCTCAGGACGATCGCCACAATGAGCGTCGGCGGCAATGAGATGAACGCCGGCGAGGTCTATAAGCATGCAAAACAGGAAGCAAAACTCGGTTACACCCGTTTCCACGAGATCGTCAAGAAGCTTGACGCAATAAGGCTGATAAACCTCGATTACCGGGAGGGACGGGGCCGGACACGGGTGATCACGCTCAGGTACGAGCCGCAGCGCGTCCTCGAACTGCTGGACTGA
- the mch gene encoding methenyltetrahydromethanopterin cyclohydrolase: MLSVNEQALDIFNDIFEYPEDYNAAAHELDNGARIVDAGVSVEGGYRAGRVFTDICLGGLAEINFTMGQIKGIPMPFIEVSTDFPAIACLGAQKAGWTVKVGNYFAMGSGPARALSLKPKHTYEVIGYEDECDTAVICLESDHLPNGEVMQKIAESCKVDVANTCAIVAPTSSIVGSIQVAGRCVETAVYKLNELGFDTRKIISGFGTAPIPPVRGPKLAMGVTNDATIYHGQISLTMKAPEIKDYLEKIPSCTSQGYGKPFNEIFKEAGYDFYKIDTSLFSPAEVIINELSEGVIYRVGGVNPEVTLKSFGLQ; the protein is encoded by the coding sequence ATGCTGAGCGTGAACGAACAGGCCCTTGATATATTTAACGACATCTTCGAATATCCTGAAGACTACAATGCCGCCGCCCACGAACTGGACAACGGTGCGCGGATCGTCGATGCGGGCGTAAGCGTAGAAGGTGGATACCGGGCAGGACGCGTCTTCACGGACATCTGCCTCGGCGGTCTCGCCGAGATCAACTTCACCATGGGACAGATCAAGGGGATCCCGATGCCCTTCATCGAGGTCTCCACCGATTTCCCGGCGATCGCCTGCCTCGGCGCCCAGAAAGCAGGATGGACCGTCAAGGTCGGCAACTACTTTGCGATGGGATCGGGACCGGCACGCGCCCTCTCCCTCAAGCCGAAGCACACCTATGAGGTGATCGGCTACGAGGACGAGTGCGATACGGCCGTGATCTGCCTGGAGAGCGACCACCTCCCCAACGGCGAGGTCATGCAGAAGATCGCCGAGTCCTGCAAGGTTGACGTCGCCAACACCTGCGCCATCGTCGCCCCGACCTCCTCGATCGTCGGGTCCATCCAGGTCGCCGGCCGCTGTGTCGAGACCGCCGTCTACAAGCTGAACGAACTCGGGTTCGACACCAGAAAGATCATCTCCGGCTTCGGCACCGCACCGATTCCGCCGGTCCGCGGCCCCAAGCTCGCGATGGGTGTCACCAACGACGCCACCATCTACCACGGCCAGATCTCCCTGACGATGAAGGCGCCCGAGATCAAGGACTACCTCGAGAAGATTCCGTCCTGCACGTCGCAGGGCTACGGCAAGCCTTTCAACGAGATCTTCAAGGAGGCGGGCTACGACTTCTACAAGATCGACACCTCGCTCTTCTCGCCGGCAGAAGTGATCATCAACGAGCTCTCCGAGGGCGTCATCTACCGCGTCGGCGGCGTGAACCCCGAAGTGACCCTGAAGTCCTTCGGGCTTCAGTGA